In the genome of Streptomyces violaceoruber, the window TGTCCACGGTCAACGCGGACCTCCAGGAGTCGGTCGCGGGCCTGCGGATCGTGCAGGCCTTCCGGCGCGAGCGGGACGGCGGCCGGCGGTTCGCCGAGCGCAGCGACAGCTACCGGCAGGCCCGCATCCGCGGACAGTGGCTGATCTCGGTCTACTTCCCGTTCGTGCAGCTGTTGTCGTCGGCCGCGGCCGCGGCGGTGCTGGTCGTGGGCGGCGCGCGGATCGACGACGCGACCCTGACCACCGGCGCGCTGGTGGCGTACCTGCTCTACATCGACCTGTTCTTCGCACCGGTCCAGCAGCTCTCCCAGGTCTTCGACGGCTACCAGCAGGCGTCCGTCTCGCTGGGCCGCATCCAGGAGCTGCTGCGCGAGCCGACCTCGACGCGGGCCGCCGAGAAGCCGTCCGAGGTCACCGCGCTGCGCGGCGAGATCGCCTTCGAGGACGTGCGCTTCCGGTACGGCGACGACGAAGCGGCCCTCACCGGCATCGACCTGCGCATCCCCGCCGGGCAGACCGTCGCCTTCGTCGGCGAGACCGGCGCGGGCAAGTCGACCCTGGTGAAGCTGGTGGCCCGGTTCTACGACCCGACCGACGGCCGGGTCACCGTCGACGGGCAGGATCTGCGCGACCTCGACCTCACCTCCTACCGGCACCGGCTGGGCGTCGTCCCGCAGGAGGCGTACCTCTTCCCCGGCACCGTCCGCGACGCCATCGCCTACGGCCGTCCGGACGCCACCGACGCCCAGGTGGAGGCGGCGGCGCGGGCGGTCGGTGCGCACGAGATGATCGCCACGCTCACCGGCGGCTACCTCCACGAGGTCGCCGAGCGGGGCCGCAACCTCTCCGCCGGGCAGCGGCAGCTGATCGCGCTGGCCCGCGCCGAACTGGTCGACCCGGACGTGCTGCTCCTCGACGAGGCGACGGCGGCCCTCGACCTGGCCACCGAGGCCCAGGTCAACCAGGCCACCGACCGCATAGCCGGACGCCGTACCACGCTCGTCGTCGCCCACCGGCTGACCACGGCCGCCCGCGCGGACCGTGTCGTCGTCATGGACGGCGGCCGGGTCGCCGAGGACGGCACGCACGACGAACTGCTGGCCCTCGACGGACGGTACGCGCGGCTGTGGCGGACCTTCGTCGGCGCGGCCGAACCGGAGGAGCCGGTCGGCGCGCTGCACTGACGGGCGCGTCCGACGGGTGCGTCCGACGGGTGCGCGCAACCGTGCGACAGGTGTCCCGCGTCCGTACATCCGTACGTCGTCAGTGATCGCCCTACGGAGGAGGACCGCAGTGGGCCGGGCCGGTGCCGCAACTCGCCGTCGGCTGGCGCTCGGCACGGCCGTGCTGAGCGCCGCCGCGCTGCTCGCCGTCGCGATGCCGCAGGAGGCGCAGGCCGCCACGGGGTGCCCGGGCCGCAAGGTGCGCACCCTGTCCTTCGCCACCGGATCCGTCCTCGTGTACAAACGCGGCGGCTACGTCTGTGCCGTCACGCTCCCCAAGAAGCCGGGCACGAAGCGGCAGATGTCCGTCGGCGTGCAGGCCCGGGGCGGCCGGGCGGTCGTGGACTCGGGCCGGTTCGCCTACCGCGCCGGACCGGTGACCGTGCACGCCGGAAACCGCTGCGTGCGGGTGACCGGCAAGGTGGCCAAGTCCTCGGTCGGCTCGGGCTGGATCCTCTGCTGACTCTGGTGTCGCGGGAGTTGCTCCGATAGCTTCCGGCGGACATCAGTTTCACAGGGAGGGTGCATGCGCAAGGCGCTCAGATGGCTGCTGGCGCTCGTGGTGCTCATAGGCACCGTCAGCACGGCGGGGGCGGCCACCGCCGCCGAGCCGAAGGCCGTCGACATCAAGGACCGGCTGCTGTCCATACCGGGCATGAGCCTGATCGAGGAGAAGCCGTACACCGGCTACCGCTTCTTCGTCCTCAACTACACCCAGCCGGTGGACCACCGGCACCCGTCCAAGGGCACGTTCCAGCAGCGGATCACCGTGCTGCACAAGGACGTGAACCGCCCGACGGTCTTCTACACCGGCGGCTACAACGTCTCCACGAACCCCAGCCGGCGCGAGCCGACCCAGATCGTGGACGGCAACCAGGTCTCCATGGAGTACCGCTACTTCACGCCGTCCCGGCCCGCCCCGGCCGACTGGTCCAAGCTGGACATCTGGCAGGCCGCCAGCGACCAGCACCGCATCTTCAAGGCCCTCAAGCCGCTCTACTCCAAGAACTGGATCTCCACCGGCGGCTCCAAGGGCGGCATGACCGCCACCTACTACGAGCGCTTCTACCCGCGTGACATGGACGGCGTCGTCGCCTACGTCGCCCCCAACGACGTGGTGAACAAGGAGGACTCGGCCTACGACCGCTTCTTCGCCCGCGTCGGCACCGACGAGTGCCGCGACAAGCTCAACGGCGTGCAGCGCGAGGCGCTGGTGCGCCGGGCGCCGCTGGAGAAGAAGTACGCGGCGTACGCGGCCGAGAACGGCTACACCTTCGACACCATCGGCAGCCTCGACCGCGCCTACGAGGCCGTCGTCCTCGACTACGTGTGGGGCTTCTGGCAGTACAGCACCCTCGCCGACTGCGCCGACATCCCGGCCGACGCCAAGAACGCCACCGACGACGCGATCTGGGGCTCCGTCGACGCGATCTCCGGCTTCTCCGCCTACACGGACCAGGGCCTGGAGACGTACACGCCGTACTACTACCAGGCGGGCACCCAGCTGGGCGCGCCGACGATCCACTTCCCGCACATCGAGAAGAAGTACATCCGCTACGGCTACCAGCCCCCGCGCAACTTCGTGCCCCGCTCGATCCCGATGAAGTTCGAGCCGTGGGCGATGCGGGACGTCGACACCTGGGTGCGGCACAACGCCCGGCACATGCTGTTCGTGTACGGCGAGAACGACCCGTGGGGCGCCGAGCGCTTCCGCCTCGGCCACGGCGCGCGTGACTCCTACGTCCTCACCGCGCCCGGCATGAACCACGGTGCGAACGTGGCCGGTCTGGTGCCCGACCAGAAGGCGCGGGCCACGGCGCGCATCCTGGACTGGGCGGGCGTCGCCCCGGCCAAGGTCCAGGAGAACCCGTCGGCGGCCAGGCCGCTGGCGACGTTCGACGCCAGGCTGGACCAGCGGGACGTCGAGCGCGAGCCGGCGCTGCGCCCGTAGGGCCTGTTCCTCCGGCACGGTGACTGTGTCCGGCCGCTCACAGCGGCCGGGCACAGCCCACCGGGCGCTCGCCGCCGAGCCGGACGTACAGACCGGTCGAGGTCGGGCACTGAGCCCGGGTGGCGACCGCCTCGACCACCTTGAACTGCGGTGCGTACGCGCCCCCGCCGGCGCAGGCCGCCTCGCGGACCTTGCCGCCGCCGATGTCGTGGACGCAGTCGCCGACGACGGTGCGCGGACCTCCTCCGCCGCCCGGATCACCGGGATGTGGCGGCTGCAGCTTGCGCATGCAGGCGTACCCGCGGGACACGGCCCCGTCGCCGTCCTCGTCGCCGGACGGCCGCCGCTCGCTGATGTGCAGGACGAAGTCGGTGGTGGCGGGGCACGGTGGTCCGTTGCCGGCGCGGCCGTCCTCCCGGGCCACCACCCGGGCCGCCGCCCGCTCGCTGCCGCAGGGCACCTCGGTGGGTGCGACCGCGCCGAACGAACTGCACTCGCCCGCCGCCAGGAACACCGCCCCGTACCCGGACGGCCGCACCCCGGCCGCCGCCGTGCCCCGCTCCGCCGGGCCCTGGCAGCCCGTCAGCGGCAGGACGCACAGCGCGGCGCACAGGACGGCGCGCAGTACCGCGCGCGGCGGGGCGTGCCCGCCTGCGGCAGCCCGTCGCTCGCGCATCGTCCCCCCCCGGATCCCCGGTCCAGCGTGGCCCGCGGTAGCGGGCGCACGCCAGACGCGCAAGAGGCTTTGCGCACGGGTGAGGGGGCGCCCCCCGGCGCGTGTCGCAGGCCGCGCTACGACCGGTAGGTCAGCCCGTGTCCGAGCGGGAGGAGCACCGTGTCCGGGTCGTCCGCGCGCACCACCGGCACCGGCAGCTTCCCGCGCGGCCGAACCCGCCCGGCGATCACCCGGGCCGCCGCGCGCACCTCCACGTCGGTCCAGGAGTACGCGGCGAGGAAGGCGGGAACGCCGGGGAGCTGGGCGACGTCGTACGGGTTGCGGACGGCGACCGCGACGACCGGCTTCCCGGTCTCCAGCAGCCGCGTGACCAGGGTGCGCTGGCTGCTGCCCGCGGTCACGTTGTACGTGGCGACGACCACCGCGTCGGCGTCCCCGGCCGCCGCGACGGCGCGGTCGATCACGGCGGCGGAGGGCGCGGTGCCGGTGGACAGGGCGGTGGCCGTGAAGCCCAGCTCCGTCAGCGCGCCCGCGAGTACACCGGTGGGCGGCCCGGTCGTGCCCGACGGCGAGGCCGGATCGGCGCCCACCACCAGCAGCCTGCGGTGTGCGCGGCGCGAAAGCGGCAGCAGCCGCTCCTCGTTGACCAGCAGCGTCGTGGTCCGCTCCGCGATCCGGTCGGCCGCGGCCAGGTGCGCCCGGGTGCCGACGGTCCGGTCGACGTCCCGGCGGCTGGTGTACGCGTCCCGGAACAGCCCCAGCTTGGCCTTCAGCCGCAGCACCCGCAGGATCGATTCGTCCAGCCGTGCCTCGGTGAGTTCGCCCTCCCGTACGGCCGCCAGGACGGCGTTCCAGGCGAGCGGCAGGTCCGGCGGGTTGAGCAGCTGGTCGACACCGGCCTTCAGCGCCAGCACCGGCACCCGAGCGTCGCCGTACTTCGTCCGCACGCCCTCCATGCCGAGGGAGTCGGTGACCACGACCCCGTCGTATCCCAGCTCCTCGCGCAGGATGCCGGTGAGGATCGGACGGGAGAGGGTGGCCGGGTCGCCGGAGTCGTCGAGCGCCGGGACCATCAGGTGGGCGGTCATGATGGCGTCGATGCCGGCCTCGACCGCCGCGCGGAAGGGCGGCGCGTCCAGCTCCTCCCACTGCTCCCGGGTGTGCGTGATGACCGGGAAACCGGTGTGGCTGTCGGTGGCGGTGTCGCCGTGCCCGGGGAAGTGCTTGGCGCACGCGGCGACGCCCGAGCGCTGGTACCCCGTCACCTCCGCCGCCACCAGCTCCGCCACCGCGTCCGGGTCGGCGCCGAAGGACCGTACGCCGATCACGGGGTTGGCCGGGTTGACGTTCACGTCGGCGACGGGGGAGTAGTCCTGGCGGATGCCCAGGGCGTGCAGCTCGGCGCCCGCGATCCGGCCGAGCGTACGGGCGTCGGACCGCGACCCGCCCGCCCCGACGGCCATCGCGCCGGGGAAGAGGGTGGCGGGCTCGCCCACGCGGGCCACTATGCCGTGCTCCTGGTCGGTCGAGATGAGCACGGGCAGACCGCGCGGCTGCTCCAGGGAGGCCTTCTGGATGCCGTTGGACAGGTCGGCGATCTGGTGCGGGTCGCGGGTGTTGTGCGCCCAGGCGAAGTAGATGATGCCGCCGACCCGGTACCTGGCGACCAGCTCGGCGGCGGTGCGGACGCCGATCTCCTCGAGGTTGGCGTCGATGTCGGCCTGGTCGGGGTCGGTGGCGGAGTGGCCGTAGACCCGCATGACGAAGAGCTGCCCGACCTTCTCCTCCAGCGTCATGCGGGAGATCAGGCCGCGGAGCGTGTCGTCGTCGGGCCCGCGGGCGTCGGCGTAGGCCGTACCGCCCCCGGCCGCGAGGGCCGCGGTGACGACCGCGGTGGCGGTGAGGACGCTACGTCTGGAGGGCTGTGCGGTGCTTCCCGTGCCGGCCGTGCTGCTGTGGTGCACGTGCGCTCCTTCCGGAGAGCTGGTGAAGGAAACTGCCAAGGAGTCACCAATATCCGGGAAGTTTCTGCCAGTCAAGGGACCGCACACGAGTCGCCCGAAGCGAGGCGAGGCGCCCGCCGGGGCCGTGAGTGCGGCCAAGCGCTGGGAAGGCGCCTGCCCTCTGAGGACCCGCCGGGCGGGCGGCCGGTGCGGGGTCAGGCGTGGGCGGCGGCCTGGCGTGGCGGGCCGGTGCGGGCCGCGACCGTCGGCCAGTGGGCCCGGAGTGTGCGGACCGTTTCCGCGATGGCCGGGCGGCGGGCCGCGCCCGTGCGCCACAGGGCGTACAGCCGCCGTACCGGCATCGGGTCGAGCGGCACCTCCACCACTCCCGCCGGGAGCGGGCCGCGCCCCAGCCGGGGAATGAGGGCGACGCCGAGGCCGGCCGCGACCAGCGCGACGAGGGTCGGGTTCTCGTCGGCCTGGTGGACGATGTCCGGCTCGTGCCCGGCACCCCGCAGCGTCCGCATCAGCCAGTCGTGGCAGACCCGCCCGGGCGGCTGGCAGATCCACCGCTCCCCGCCCAGCTCGTCCCGCCGCACGGCCGTCCGGCCCGCGAACCGGTGGCCCTCGGGCACCAGCAGGTCGCACAGGTCCTCGCCGACCGGCGCCTGCTCCACCCCGGCCGGGGCCGGCAGCGGGGCGATGTCCCAGTCGTGGGCCACCACCAGATCCACGGCGCCCTTGGCCACCAGGTCCACGGACAGGTGCGGGTCGACCTCGGTGAGCCGCGCGTCCAGCCCGGGATGCCGTACCGCCAGGTCGGCGAGCACGGACGGCAGCAGCCCGCGCGCCGCCGACGCGAACGCGGCGATGGTCAGCCGCCCCGACGGCACCCCGCGCCGCTCCTCCAGCCGGGTCTCCGCCCGCTCCACGATGGCCAGCAACTCCGCCGCCGCCTCCACCAGTTGCCAGGCCTCGTCGGTGAGCCGGACCCCGCGCCCCTCCCGTTCGAGGAGCACCGTCCTGGTCTCGCGCTCCAGCTTGGCGATCTGCTGCGACACGGCGGACGGCGTGAACCCGAGCGCGGCGGCGGCCGCTCCCACCGTCCCGTGCACGGACACGGCGTGCAGGGCGCGCAGGCGCTGGAGGTCGAGCATGACGGCTCCCGAGAGCGAGACGAGGGCAGGGGCAGAGGCAGAGGCAGGGGCAGGGGCGGGGGCAGTGCTGAAGCATTAGCAGTGCTTCATCCAACCATGCATCAATCATCGCTGGTGCTGAACGGTCCTTTCGGCCGATCCTCGACGCATGCGACCTTCCCACCTCCTCCTCGCCGTGCTCGTCGCCGCCGTCTGGGGCGTGAACTTCACGGTCATCGAGATCGGCCTCGACCACTTCCCGCCGCTCCTCTTCTCCGCCCTGCGCTTCCTGGCGGCCGCGCTGCCCGCCGTCTTCCTGGTCGGCCGTCCCAAGGCCGCCCGGAAGTGGATCGTGGCGGTGGGACTGGTGCTCGGCGTGGCCAAGTTCGGCCTGGTCTTCGTGGGCATGGACGCGGGCATGCCCGCCGGACTGTCGTCCCTCGTCCTTCAGATCCAGGCCGTGTTCACCGCCGTGATCGCCGCGGCGGTCCTCGGCGAACGCCCCTCCCGCGTCCAGGCCCTGGGCATGCTGGTCGCACTGGGCGGCATCGGCGTGGCCGCGGTCGACGAGGGCACCTCGGGCCCCCTGGGCGCGTTCCTGATGGTCGTCGGCGCGGCGGCGGCCTGGGGCGTGTCCAACGTCCTGACCCGCAAGGCGTCCCCGCCGGACGCGCTGAACTTCATGGTGTGGGTCTCCACCGTCCCCGTGCTCCCCCTGCTGGCCCTCTCCCTGCTCACCGAGGGCCCCGGCGAGGACCTCGCGGCCCTGCGCGCCCTGGACTGGCAGGGGGCGGGCACGATCCTCTTCGTCGCCTGGGTCTCGACCGTCTTCGGCTTCGGCGCCTGGGGCTGGCTGCTGCGCCGTCACCCCGCCTCGACGGTCGCGCCGTTCTCCCTCCTGGTCCCGGTCTTCGGCATGTCCTCGGCCGCCCTCTTCCTCGGCGAGTCGGTGACCCCCCTGCGCTGGTGCGCGGCGGCCCTGCTGGTGGGCGGGGTGGCGCTGACGACGCTCACCGCCCGCAGGCGGGTGCCGGGGATCACCGTGCGCACCTCCCCGGAATTCGCTGGACGGCTCCCCGTCCCGGCTGAAGAATCCGGCCGGTGACATTCACCCTGAAGGCCCCGGTCCTCGAAGGCGCGCTGGTACGACTGGAGCCGCTGGACCAGCGGCACGCGGCCGACCTGGCGAGGGCGGCGGCGGAGGACCGGGCCACCTACGCGTTCACGTGGGTCCCCGGGCCCGACGAGGTCGGCGCCTACATCGACTTCCAGCTGGCCAGGGCGGCCACCGGACGGCTGGCGCCCTACGCGCAGGTCTCCCGCGCCACCGGCCGCGCGGTCGGCACCACCGCCTACTGGGAACCGCGTTCCTGGCTCACCGACGACGCGCTCGACGCCGTCGAGGTCGGCTTCACCTGGCTGGCCCGCTCCGCGCAGGGCACCGGCGTGAACGCCGAGGCCAAGCTGCTGCTGCTCCGCCACGCCTTCGAGGTCTGGGAGGTGTCCCGCGTCGACCTCAAGACCGACGCCCGCAACCAGCGCTCCCGCGCCGCGATCGAGAAGTCCGGCGCCCGCTTCGAGGGCGTCCTGCGCAACTGGTCCCGCTCCTCGGTGCCGGGCGAGGAGGGACGGCTGCGCGACTCCGCGATCTACTCGATCACGTCGGCGGAGTGGCCGGAGTGCGCGAAGCGGCTGGAGCACCGGGTGCGATCGGCGGTCGCACGGCCGGCACCGGCGTCGGCCGCGCTCACGCCGCGTCCGTGAGCAGCCGGGCGAGGTGTTCGCGGCCCGTGCCCAGCAGCTCGGGCAAGGGGGCGGCCGCCTCGTACCACCGCTTCTCGTACTCCCAGCACAGCCAGCCGTCCCAGCCGTGCCGGGACAGCACGTCCACCACCTCGGTGAGCGGCAGCACCCCCGCGCCCAGCGCCAGCGGCGTGGTGTCCTCGGCGGAGGCGATGTCCTTGACCTGGACGTAGCCGAGGTGCGGGGCAAGCGCCGCGTAGGTCTCGGAGGGCTGCTCGCCGCCCAGCCA includes:
- a CDS encoding S28 family serine protease, translated to MRKALRWLLALVVLIGTVSTAGAATAAEPKAVDIKDRLLSIPGMSLIEEKPYTGYRFFVLNYTQPVDHRHPSKGTFQQRITVLHKDVNRPTVFYTGGYNVSTNPSRREPTQIVDGNQVSMEYRYFTPSRPAPADWSKLDIWQAASDQHRIFKALKPLYSKNWISTGGSKGGMTATYYERFYPRDMDGVVAYVAPNDVVNKEDSAYDRFFARVGTDECRDKLNGVQREALVRRAPLEKKYAAYAAENGYTFDTIGSLDRAYEAVVLDYVWGFWQYSTLADCADIPADAKNATDDAIWGSVDAISGFSAYTDQGLETYTPYYYQAGTQLGAPTIHFPHIEKKYIRYGYQPPRNFVPRSIPMKFEPWAMRDVDTWVRHNARHMLFVYGENDPWGAERFRLGHGARDSYVLTAPGMNHGANVAGLVPDQKARATARILDWAGVAPAKVQENPSAARPLATFDARLDQRDVEREPALRP
- a CDS encoding glycoside hydrolase family 3 protein, which codes for MHHSSTAGTGSTAQPSRRSVLTATAVVTAALAAGGGTAYADARGPDDDTLRGLISRMTLEEKVGQLFVMRVYGHSATDPDQADIDANLEEIGVRTAAELVARYRVGGIIYFAWAHNTRDPHQIADLSNGIQKASLEQPRGLPVLISTDQEHGIVARVGEPATLFPGAMAVGAGGSRSDARTLGRIAGAELHALGIRQDYSPVADVNVNPANPVIGVRSFGADPDAVAELVAAEVTGYQRSGVAACAKHFPGHGDTATDSHTGFPVITHTREQWEELDAPPFRAAVEAGIDAIMTAHLMVPALDDSGDPATLSRPILTGILREELGYDGVVVTDSLGMEGVRTKYGDARVPVLALKAGVDQLLNPPDLPLAWNAVLAAVREGELTEARLDESILRVLRLKAKLGLFRDAYTSRRDVDRTVGTRAHLAAADRIAERTTTLLVNEERLLPLSRRAHRRLLVVGADPASPSGTTGPPTGVLAGALTELGFTATALSTGTAPSAAVIDRAVAAAGDADAVVVATYNVTAGSSQRTLVTRLLETGKPVVAVAVRNPYDVAQLPGVPAFLAAYSWTDVEVRAAARVIAGRVRPRGKLPVPVVRADDPDTVLLPLGHGLTYRS
- a CDS encoding LysR family transcriptional regulator — its product is MLDLQRLRALHAVSVHGTVGAAAAALGFTPSAVSQQIAKLERETRTVLLEREGRGVRLTDEAWQLVEAAAELLAIVERAETRLEERRGVPSGRLTIAAFASAARGLLPSVLADLAVRHPGLDARLTEVDPHLSVDLVAKGAVDLVVAHDWDIAPLPAPAGVEQAPVGEDLCDLLVPEGHRFAGRTAVRRDELGGERWICQPPGRVCHDWLMRTLRGAGHEPDIVHQADENPTLVALVAAGLGVALIPRLGRGPLPAGVVEVPLDPMPVRRLYALWRTGAARRPAIAETVRTLRAHWPTVAARTGPPRQAAAHA
- a CDS encoding EamA family transporter produces the protein MRPSHLLLAVLVAAVWGVNFTVIEIGLDHFPPLLFSALRFLAAALPAVFLVGRPKAARKWIVAVGLVLGVAKFGLVFVGMDAGMPAGLSSLVLQIQAVFTAVIAAAVLGERPSRVQALGMLVALGGIGVAAVDEGTSGPLGAFLMVVGAAAAWGVSNVLTRKASPPDALNFMVWVSTVPVLPLLALSLLTEGPGEDLAALRALDWQGAGTILFVAWVSTVFGFGAWGWLLRRHPASTVAPFSLLVPVFGMSSAALFLGESVTPLRWCAAALLVGGVALTTLTARRRVPGITVRTSPEFAGRLPVPAEESGR
- a CDS encoding GNAT family N-acetyltransferase; the encoded protein is MTFTLKAPVLEGALVRLEPLDQRHAADLARAAAEDRATYAFTWVPGPDEVGAYIDFQLARAATGRLAPYAQVSRATGRAVGTTAYWEPRSWLTDDALDAVEVGFTWLARSAQGTGVNAEAKLLLLRHAFEVWEVSRVDLKTDARNQRSRAAIEKSGARFEGVLRNWSRSSVPGEEGRLRDSAIYSITSAEWPECAKRLEHRVRSAVARPAPASAALTPRP